In one window of Arachis ipaensis cultivar K30076 chromosome B06, Araip1.1, whole genome shotgun sequence DNA:
- the LOC110263432 gene encoding putative disease resistance RPP13-like protein 1 translates to MAVQAVLNDAEQRQINDLAVKKWLDDLKDAVYDADDLLDRVSTEAGTTQKEVSTLFSRFLNFRESEVVTKLEDITERLEYTEKSKDILGLKENVRESMLWRTPSTSLFERSTIYGRDQDKETIMKLLLDDTIDAKISVIPIVGMDEIGKSTLAQLVYNKLIMSLWSKFYLKLWIFCL, encoded by the exons ATGGCAG TTCAAGCTGTTCTTAATGATGCTGAGCAGCGACAAATCAATGACCTTGCTGTAAAGAAGTGGCTCGATGATCTCAAAGATGCTGTCTATGATGCTGATGACTTGTTGGATCGTGTTTCAACCGAAGCAGGAACAACTCAAAAAGAGGTTAGTACCTTGTTCTCTCGCTTTCTAAATTTTCGAGAGTCCGAGGTTGTTACAAAATTGGAAGACATTACTGAGAGACTAGAATATACTGAAAAAAGCAAAGACATTCTTGGTCTAAAAGAAAATGTTAGGGAGAGCATGTTGTGGAGAACACCATCAACATCTCTATTTGAAAGATCCACTATATATGGTAGAGATCAAGACAAAGAAACCATAATGAAATTGTTATTGGATGATACAATAGATGCTAAAATATCTGTGATTccaattgttggcatggatgagATTGGAAAAAGCACTTTAGCTCAATTGgtgtataataaattaataatgagTCTTTGGAGCAAATTTTATCTTAAGTTGTGgattttttgtttataa